Proteins from a single region of Candidatus Woesearchaeota archaeon:
- a CDS encoding HIT family protein, with the protein MADCVFCNIVTGKIKTQIVYDDEHFIGFLDIAPGNKGHTLVVPKQHVEVLDKLPDKLAQELVIRVKKIAHAIQLALDPDGYNVLMNNHKAAGQIVPHVHFHIIPRYNHDEIKFTWPVDEYVDDKEKESYQEKIKAKLM; encoded by the coding sequence ATGGCAGACTGTGTTTTTTGTAATATAGTAACTGGTAAAATTAAAACGCAAATAGTATATGATGATGAGCATTTTATTGGTTTTCTTGATATTGCACCAGGCAATAAAGGGCATACCTTAGTAGTTCCCAAACAACATGTCGAAGTGCTTGATAAGCTTCCTGATAAGCTAGCGCAAGAATTAGTAATCAGAGTTAAGAAAATTGCGCATGCAATACAGCTTGCTCTTGATCCTGACGGTTACAATGTATTAATGAATAACCATAAAGCGGCAGGCCAAATAGTGCCTCATGTTCATTTCCATATTATTCCGCGTTATAACCATGATGAAATTAAATTTACCTGGCCAGTGGATGAATACGTAGATGACAAGGAAAAAGAATCTTATCAAGAAAAAATTAAAGCAAAATTAATGTAA
- a CDS encoding diphthamide synthesis protein: MQTYDLELNRVIEKIKETQAKTVCIQLPDGLKPRAEEIQDAIHAATSAELLIWEGSNYGACDFPLELSKIGVDLLVAWGHSEWRWQ, from the coding sequence ATGCAAACCTATGATTTAGAGCTTAATCGAGTTATTGAAAAGATAAAGGAAACTCAGGCAAAAACTGTCTGCATTCAACTACCTGATGGTTTAAAACCTCGCGCTGAAGAGATACAAGATGCAATCCATGCTGCAACATCTGCAGAACTTTTGATTTGGGAAGGAAGCAATTATGGAGCATGTGATTTCCCCTTAGAACTAAGTAAAATAGGTGTTGATCTCCTTGTAGCTTGGGGCCATAGTGAGTGGCGATGGCAATAA